In a single window of the Vitis vinifera cultivar Pinot Noir 40024 chromosome 6, ASM3070453v1 genome:
- the LOC100258825 gene encoding GTPase LSG1-2 codes for MGKNEKTGLGRALVKHHNQMLQQSNEKGRFYKNQHKKVLESITDVNDIDAVIQEADEAQRLFAFDHPAPNVLINLDTNASTSNMTDEERREQQKKEEALHASSLRVPRRPPWNVGMTAEELDANERQALLIWRRSLARLEGNENLVLTPFEKNLDIWRQLWRVLERSDLLVMVVDARDPLFYRCPDLEAYAQEIDEHKKTLLLVNKADLLPFSVRERWAKYFRLHGILFIFWSAKAASAALEGKKLNVQWETQKPLQETDDADTKIYGRDELLARLQSEAEEISVRKRKSSSSSTDSSHVQFHGGHVAGNSTSRSVVVGFVGYPNVGKSSTINALVGEKRTGVTSTPGKTKHFQTLIISDELTLCDCPGLVFPSFSSSRYEMIASGVLPIDRMTEHREAVQVVANRVPRHVIEDVYKITLPKPKPYEQQNRPPLASEFLRAYCASRGYVASSGLPDETRAARQILKDYIDGKVPHFEMPPGMTDEVSEFEDPAEPSFSETHESDASDSENPPNSESESESAPNLEHVLNDLDAFDMANGLASKKAPVQKTPKAPHKQHKKPQRKKDRSWRVKNDEDDGMPVARVFQKPVNTGPLNVG; via the exons ATGGGAAAGAACGAGAAAACTGGGCTTGGCAGGGCACTGGTCAAGCACCACAACCAAATGCTCCAGCAGTCCAACGAAAAGGGCCGCTTCTACAAGAACCAGCACAAGAAGGTTCTGGAATCCATTACCGACGTCAACGACATAGACGCCGTCATCCAAGAGGCCGACGAAGCCCAACGCCTCTTCGCCTTCGACCACCCTGCCCCCAACGTCCTCATCAATCT GGATACAAATGCTAGCACCAGTAACATGACTGATGAGGAAAGAAGAGAGCAACAGAAGAAAGAGGAGGCATTGCATGCTAGCAGTCTTCGAGTTCCTCGCAG GCCACCGTGGAATGTGGGAATGACTGCAGAAGAGCTTGATGCTAATGAAAGACAAGCTCTTTTAATCTGGCGGCGAAGTCTTGCAAG ACTTGAGGGAAATGAGAACCTAGTACTTACTCCATTTGAGAAGAACCTGGATATCTGGCGACAACTTTGGCGGGTGCTAGAACGTAGTGATTTG CTTGTAATGGTTGTTGATGCACGAGACCCACTATTCTACCGTTGTCCTGATCTTGAG GCATATGCACAAGAGATTGATGAGCACAAAAAGACATTGCTTCTGGTTAACAAGGCGGACCTTTTACCATTTTCTGTCAG GGAAAGATGGGCAAAGTACTTTCGCCTTCATGGGATTCTCTTCATATTCTGGTCTGCTAAAGCTGCCTCTGCAGCTTTAGAAGGAAAAAAGCTTAATGTGCAGTGGGAGACCCAAAAGCCCCTACAAGAAACGGATGATGCTGATACAAAAATATATGGCAGGGACGAGCTTCTTGCCAGATTACAATCTGAGGCAGAGGAGATATCAGTGAGGAAGAGGAAATCAAGCTCCAGTAGTACAGATTCATCTCATGTTCAATTTCATGGTGGACATGTTGCTGGAAATTCAACATCTAGGAGCGTAGTTGTTGGATTCGTGGGGTACCCTAATGTTGGGAAGAGCTCAACGATCAATGCATTGGTCGGTGAGAAGCGGACAGGTGTCACATCTACTCCAGGCAAGACAAAGCATTTTCAGACATTGATAATATCTGATGAACTGACCCTATGTGACTGCCCTGGATTAGTATTCCCATCCTTTTCTAGCTCGAGATATGAGATGATTGCTTCTGGGGTCTTGCCAATTGATCGTATGACTGAGCACAGAGAGGCTGTGCAGGTTGTGGCCAATCGAGTACCAAGACATGTCATTGAAGATGTCTACAAAATCACTCTGCCGAAACCCAAGCCATATGAGCAGCAGAATCGGCCTCCTCTGGCATCGGAATTTTTGAGGGCGTATTGTGCCTCTCGTGGGTATGTAGCCTCAAGCGGTTTACCTGATGAAACAAGAGCTGCACGCCAAATTTTGAAGGATTACATTGATGGAAAGGTGCCCCATTTTGAAATGCCCCCTGGAATGACTGATGAGGTAAGTGAATTTGAAGATCCTGCAGAACCCAGCTTTTCTGAGACACATGAATCTGATGCATCTGATTCTGAAAACCCCCCAAATAGTGAAAGTGAGAGTGAAAGTGCACCAAATCTCGAGCATGTGTTGAACGATCTTGATGCATTTGACATGGCTAATGGGCTAGCTTCCAAGAAGGCCCCTGTTCAGAAAACTCCAAAGGCACCTCATAAACAACACAAGAAGCCTCAGAGGAAAAAGGATCGCTCATGGAGGGTCAAGAATGACGAGGATGATGGAATGCCAGTAGCAAGGGTCTTCCAGAAGCCAGTGAACACGGGTCCTTTAAATGTTGGGTGA